The following proteins are co-located in the Amphiprion ocellaris isolate individual 3 ecotype Okinawa chromosome 7, ASM2253959v1, whole genome shotgun sequence genome:
- the LOC111584688 gene encoding NACHT and WD repeat domain-containing protein 2-like isoform X2: protein MDSGGQQIDCFASPPCSSSSCVKIYLCSNPEDSVVERRALRETVFPRFTEHCRHSLGLEVRVIDPFESSDPRRWPDENTRQQLIQECRESSAGPFLLALVGHQYGAASLPTQVEVSEYQLLLQESQQAGISTQELERVYQRDENTVPASYCLRPSHRHTCCSTAEVKEEEQSITKAKDAELRKVFQAAVSLCVHSDLMTPERARSYYRSALDADLRFALDKRPDEDIMRRCLVYVHKVVNARGEREKREMSLQPKSESDSSDQVALRPPPTSDQLLSELCDVFLPGLITSSKLLVYATTTECDRRHGYTTTRRRGYAEGLCQQVYSDLVGLIDDLNISEDSNLGDALSREEAEQKQLCDIFARFYDVTRPEEEKVRAYVEQRDQQCPLVVMGGPCTGKTVLLAHCSQHMKSWLSDSDPVVIGYFCNLSISTSPKHLLSSLCYQIVYRYHNDDSSKRDTSFTLRTDPSCITNPRADISNCSPTPVLDSPHKPTNDHNLNCGTMSCSNARGFNIIKPDVCLSELKECLSSLFTLLPSAKQPLILLLDGLDQLENNFSPQIIESLPSPLPPGVKLICTVSSNRKHLMQAIKLHYPQGSAPQCVGGSGEQSGCVCVQLGSVDRKQRVKMLASLLRGSGRRVTSGQQALVNQALTSCCLPLYTRLLHAHASLWHSDSDVTESSLPDGVHLSISALLDHLEQTHGSTLVARAVSYLALSRTGLSEAELTDLLSSNDEVLAEDVCHREDIPQVDMERLLMKLKSFLIKRTVADSQVLYWVSRHFKLVVAKRYLGSFEVKRKIHSEIADYFSGQLACDNGKPLLVNQKSRQNKALNVNTDRQPTSQPFVFLSSKDVGRVNMRKVLELPYHLEQSGRLEELECDLLMSLGFHQAMVQAGLLGDLVAMLESDEDSSQFLRERLLLASILKSSACFLQNSPLQLLTVMETNLLPYLEVFPALECYVKEIRTERRCRGRGLGTALCPSPSSILPIQYLQCDRFNEGCVIETAATEFGIVAQIMDDGSAWILSGSGCDMVKLSLSFEQEEVKFAGVKSSGPFLLLSTQCNKLFVWDVTGPEMLVEVKAHLKKELECSQTPNKIEGFAACQKKLFLWGKDESCVSVFDISSETLTHFQCQGSVTCLALSSDGFFMYCGQDDGTVSIFDIKASNLIGTCSNSNRSAVTLIILCEDKREMACVDRNGNVSLWDVADKVQLPRLVKENFNRSESNNILSTDYSEEINTLLVCQGLKVSLWDTSNWELWDQFLAPKGRAFTQAVLSQDGHLFLALLDTCSLVLVWTVSTGECVLSLETTKQPHTLLKMASDVICVDHDGCLTVWDSEMIDVAGTALKMGCGVREVVVEETGEGFYTTDGSEKVWRWSLNTGLPRDNFLHDGPVEKLQLSSNSIYLVSLSAGEIYVWNTETGENIVRISGSRATNILITPNSKFGVSISERGLTRVWKMALGSIVCSIHLYLSDAQVSPESTYLIGRRYGDLLAASLWSGSISKRFSCVESSEHVVAFQTLTEHPDFVVVMAASGAVYTWKVAEETVCRHFQLPYTFHCHPQDFQMSSDGSYALLSTDNGTINLLDLSRVRLCSFKAEGPITKACLDQTGCYAAYVSHPSSLENSCTCSMHARPILTVTRLSDGERIGSVRLSKNPLTLVACERQCVFVGFEDGSVGAYSVSDDMIDEEEMFSSREGLNGQMKQCPFDRTPFSWFPRATPNITWP from the exons ATGGACTCCGGAGGACAACAAATCGACTGCTTCGCTTCACCTCCCTGCAGCAGCTCGTCCTGTGTGAAAATATATCTGTGCTCCAACCCAGAGG ACAGTGTGGTGGAGCGGAGAGCTCTGAGAGAGACTGTGTTCCCCAGATTCACAGAGCACTGCAGACACTCACTGGGACTGGAAGTCAGG gtgatCGATCCATTTGAGTCCAGTGACCCCAGACGTTGGCCAGATGAAAACACCAGACAGCAGCTGATACAAGAATGCAGAGAAAGCTCCGCTGGGCCTTTTTTACTG GCTCTGGTAGGACACCAGTATGGCGCAGCCAGCCTGCCCACCCAGGTGGAGGTGTCAGAgtaccagctgctgctgcaggagagccagcaggcaggaatcagcACCCAGGAGCTGGAGAGGGTTTACCAGAGAGACGAGAACACCGTCCCTGCCTCCTACTGTCTCAGAccttcacacagacacacctgtTGTTCTACG GCAGAGGTTAAAGAGGAAGAGCAGAGCATAACAAAGGCTAAAGATGCAGAGCTGAGGAAGGTGTTTCAGGCAGCTGTGAGTCTTTGTGTCCACAGTGACCTTATGACCCCAGAGAGAGCCAGAAGCTACTACAGATCAG CCCTCGATGCAGATCTGCGATTTGCTCTGGACAAGCGTCCTGATGAAGACATCATGAGACGTTGCTTGGTCTACGTCCACAAGGTCGTCAATGcaagaggagaaagagaaaaaagggagATGAGTTTACAGCCAAAATCGGAG TCTGACTCCTCTGACCAGGTCGCTctgaggccaccacccaccagTGACCAATTACTGTCAGAGCTGTGTGACGTCTTCCTCCCTGGCCTCATCACCTCCTCCAAACTTCTAGTCTACGCCACAACCACAGAGTGTGACCGTCGCCACGGTTACACAACAACCAGGAGGCGGGGCTATGCGGAGGGTCTCTGCCAGCAGGTTTACTCTGACCTTGTGGGGCTGATTGACGACTTGAACATCTCAGAAGACTCTAACCTTGGCGATGCTTTATCCCGAGAGGAGGCTGAGCAGAAACAGCTCTGTGACATCTTTGCTCGATTTTATGATGTCACTCGGCCAGAGGAAGAAAAG GTCAGAGCCTATGTGGAACAGAGGGATCAACAGTGCCCACTAGTGGTGATGGGAGGACCATGCACAGGGAAGACAGTCCTGCTGGCACACTGCTCTCAGCAC ATGAAGTCTTGGCTATCAGACAGTGATCCTGTGGTGATTGGTTATTTTTGCAACCTGTCAATCAGTACTTCACCAAAGCATCTGCTGTCCAGTCTGTGTTACCAGATAGTTTACAGATATCACAATGACGACTCCTCGAAGCGAGATACAAGCTTCACCCTGAGAACTGATCCTAGCTGTATCACAAATCCCAGAGCAGACATTTCCAACTGTAGTCCAACACCTGTTCTGGATTCTCCCCACAAACCCACCAATGATCATAACCTAAACTGTGGAACAATGTCCTGTTCAAATGCGAGAGGATTCAACATCATAAAGCCTgacgtttgtctgtctgaacTTAAAGAATGTCTCTCATCCCTCTTCACCCTCCTGCCTTCTGCAAAACAACCTCTCATTCTCCTCCTCGATGGCTTGGATCAACTTGAAAacaacttcagccctcagatcATCGAGAGCCtcccctcccccctccctccaggagtcaaactcatctgcACCGTTTCCTCCAACAGAAAGCATCTCATGCAAGCCATAAAACTGCATTACCCACAAGGCAGCGCACCTCAGTGTGTGGGAGGCAGCGGGGAGCAatcaggatgtgtgtgtgttcagctggGATCAGTGGACAGGAAACAGCGTGTGAAGATGTTGGCGTCGCTGCTGAGAGGTTCAGGGCGGAGGGTGACTTCAGGACAACAAGCTCTGGTGAATCAGGCGCTGACGTCCTGTTGTCTTCCTCTCTACACTCGACTCCTGCACGCACATGCCTCGCTATGGCATTCTG ATTCAGATGTGACTGAGTCGTCTCTCCCTGATGGCGTTCATTTATCCATTTCAGCTCTCCTGGATCACCTCGAGCAGACACATGGCTCTACCCTTGTGGCTCGTGCCGTTTCTTACCTCGCCCTCTCCAGAACCGGCCTCTCAGAAGCCGAACTCACAGATCTTCTGTCCAGTAATGATGAAGTTCTGGCTGAGGACGTTTGTCACCGTGAAGACATCCCACAAGTTGACATGGAGAGGCTTCTTATGAAGTTAAAGAGCTTTCTCATCAAGAGGACAGTGGCAGATTCACAGGTTTTGTACTGGGTGAGCCGGCATTTCAAACTGGTTGTGGCTAAAAGGTATTTAGGCTCTTTTGAGGTGAAGAGGAAGATTCATTCGGAGATAGCGGACTACTTTAGTGGCCAGTTGGCGTGTGATAATGGTAAACCTCTTCTTGTAAACCAGAAATCTAGACAAAATAAGGCCttgaatgtaaacacagacagacaaccaacCAGTCAGCCTTTTGTCTTCCTTTCTTCCAAAGATGTTGGTCGGGTGAACATGAGGAAAGTCCTAGAACTACCATATCATTTGGAACAAAGTGGCAGGTTGGAGGAGTTGGAGTGTGATTTGTTGATGTCACTAGGGTTTCATCAGGCGATGGTTCAAGCTGGTCTTTTAGGAGATCTGGTTGCCATGTTGGAGTCCGATGAGGACTCGTCTCAGTTTCTAAGAGAAAGACTCCTCCTAGCAAGCATATTAAAGTCTTCTGCTTGCTTCCTGCAGAACTCACCTCTGCAGCTGCTCACGGTGATGGAGACAAACCTCCTCCCTTATCTGGAGGTCTTTCCTGCTCTTGAGTGTTATGTCAAAGAGATCAGAACTGAGAGGAGGTGCAGAGGAAGAGGATTAGGAACAGCGCTTTGTCCTAGTCCCTCCTCTATTCTACCTATCCAGTATTTACAGTGTGACAGATTCAATGAAGGCTGTGTTATTGAAACTGCTGCTACAGAGTTCGGGATTGTAGCTCAGATAATGGATGATGGTTCTGCTTGGATTTTGAGCGGCTCTGGATGTGATATGGTCAAACTGTCGCTGAGCTTTGAACAGGAAGAAGTGAAGTTTGCAGGAGTGAAAAGCAGCGGTCCATTCCTCCTGCTTTCAACACAGTGCAACAAATTGTTTGTGTGGGATGTGACCGGCCCAGAAATGTTAGTAGAGGTCAAAGCCCATTTGAAAAAAGAGCTTGAGTGTAGCCAAACACCAAACAAAATAGAGGGATTTGCTGCCTGTCAGAAAAAGCTATTTCTGTGGGGGAAAGATGAGAGTTGTGTGAGTGTCTTTGACATCTCCAGTGAGACCTTGACTCATTTCCAGTGTCAGGGCTCTGTGACCTGTTTGGCTCTTTCCTCTGATGGATTTTTCATGTACTGTGGGCAGGATGATGGCACAGTGTCTATATTTGACATCAAAGCCAGCAATCTGATTGGCACCTGTTCAAACTCAAACCGCAGTGCAGTTACATTGATAATCCTCTGTGAAGACAAGAGGGAAATGGCATGTGTTGACAGAAATGGGAATGTATCCCTATGGGATGTTGCAGACAAAGTCCAACTCCCCAGACTtgtcaaagaaaactttaatcGGAGTGAATCTAATAACATCCTCAGCACAGATTATTCAGAGGAAATCAACACTCTCCTGGTGTGTCAAGGCCTAAAGGTTTCTCTATGGGATACATCTAACTGGGAGCTGTGGGACCAATTCTTGGCTCCAAAAGGGAGAGCCTTTACTCAAGCTGTGCTCTCCCAAGATGGCCACCTTTTCCTGGCTTTGTTAGACACCTGCAGTCTTGTCTTGGTGTGGACCGTCAGCACTGGGGAGTGTGTTCTCTCCTTAGAAACAACCAAGCAACCCCATACGCTCCTCAAAATGGCCTCAGATGTCATTTGTGTCGATCATGACGGCTGCCTGACAGTGTGGGACTCTGAGATGATTGATGTTGCAGGAACAGCTCTGAAAATGGGGTGTGGAGTGAGAGAAGTGGTGGTAGAAGAAACAGGGGAAGGGTTCTACACTACAGATGGTTCAGAGAAGGTGTGGAGATGGAGTTTAAACACAGGACTTCCACGTGATAACTTCCTCCATGACGGCCCTGTGGAAAAACTGCAGCTTTCTTCGAATAGCATCTACCTTGTGTCACTCTCAGCAGGAGAAATTTACGTTTGGAACACAGAAACAGGTGAGAATATTGTTCGCATCAGCGGCAGCAGAGCTACGAATATCTTGATCACCCCTAATAGTAAATTTGGAGTGAGCATTTCCGAGCGAGGCCTCACCCGAGTTTGGAAGATGGCACTTGGCAGCATTGTTTGCAGCATACACCTGTACTTATCTGACGCCCAGGTGTCTCCTGAGAGCACGTATCTCATTGGCCGTCGCTATGGAGACCTGCTGGCTGCCAGTCTGTGGTCGGGCTCCATCAGCAAACGTTTCTCCTGTGTGGAAAGCTCGGAGCACGTTGTCGCCTTCCAAACACTTACAGAGCACCCAGACTTTGTGGTGGTGATGGCCGCATCAGGTGCAGTGTACACCTGGAAGGTAGCAGAGGAGACAGTTTGCAGGCACTTTCAGCTGCCGTATACGTTTCACTGTCACCCACAAGACTTCCAAATGTCCTCTGACGGGAGCTACGCACTCTTATCCACTGATAATGGCACCATCAACCTCTTAGATTTATCTCGGGTCAGATTGTGCTCATTCAAAGCTGAGGGTCCGATCACTAAAGCCTGCTTGGACCAAACTGGATGCTATGCCGCTTACGTATCCCACCCGTCCAGCCTGGAGAACAGCTGTACCTGTTCCATGCACGCGAGGCCCATCCTCACTGTGACACGACTTTCAGACGGGGAACGAATAGGAAGTGTACGTCTGTCTAAGAATCCGCTGACTCTGGTGGCATGTGAGcggcagtgtgtgtttgtgggttttgAGGACGGGTCTGTAGGTGCGTACTCTGTTTCTGATGACATGATCGATGAGGAGGAGATGTTCAGCAGCAGGGAAGGTTTAAATGGTCAGATGAAGCAGTGTCCCTTTGACAGAACACCATTCAGCTGGTTTCCTCGAGCCACCCCCAATATTACCTGGCCTTAA
- the LOC111584688 gene encoding NACHT and WD repeat domain-containing protein 2-like isoform X4: MDSGGQQIDCFASPPCSSSSCVKIYLCSNPEDSVVERRALRETVFPRFTEHCRHSLGLEVRVIDPFESSDPRRWPDENTRQQLIQECRESSAGPFLLALVGHQYGAASLPTQVEVSEYQLLLQESQQAGISTQELERVYQRDENTVPASYCLRPSHRHTCCSTQAEVKEEEQSITKAKDAELRKVFQAAVSLCVHSDLMTPERARSYYRSALDADLRFALDKRPDEDIMRRCLVYVHKVVNARGEREKREMSLQPKSESDSSDQVALRPPPTSDQLLSELCDVFLPGLITSSKLLVYATTTECDRRHGYTTTRRRGYAEGLCQQVYSDLVGLIDDLNISEDSNLGDALSREEAEQKQLCDIFARFYDVTRPEEEKVRAYVEQRDQQCPLVVMGGPCTGKTVLLAHCSQHKASHASHKTALPTRQRTSVCGRQRGAIRMCVCSAGISGQETACEDVGVAAERFRAEGDFRTTSSDSDVTESSLPDGVHLSISALLDHLEQTHGSTLVARAVSYLALSRTGLSEAELTDLLSSNDEVLAEDVCHREDIPQVDMERLLMKLKSFLIKRTVADSQVLYWVSRHFKLVVAKRYLGSFEVKRKIHSEIADYFSGQLACDNGKPLLVNQKSRQNKALNVNTDRQPTSQPFVFLSSKDVGRVNMRKVLELPYHLEQSGRLEELECDLLMSLGFHQAMVQAGLLGDLVAMLESDEDSSQFLRERLLLASILKSSACFLQNSPLQLLTVMETNLLPYLEVFPALECYVKEIRTERRCRGRGLGTALCPSPSSILPIQYLQCDRFNEGCVIETAATEFGIVAQIMDDGSAWILSGSGCDMVKLSLSFEQEEVKFAGVKSSGPFLLLSTQCNKLFVWDVTGPEMLVEVKAHLKKELECSQTPNKIEGFAACQKKLFLWGKDESCVSVFDISSETLTHFQCQGSVTCLALSSDGFFMYCGQDDGTVSIFDIKASNLIGTCSNSNRSAVTLIILCEDKREMACVDRNGNVSLWDVADKVQLPRLVKENFNRSESNNILSTDYSEEINTLLVCQGLKVSLWDTSNWELWDQFLAPKGRAFTQAVLSQDGHLFLALLDTCSLVLVWTVSTGECVLSLETTKQPHTLLKMASDVICVDHDGCLTVWDSEMIDVAGTALKMGCGVREVVVEETGEGFYTTDGSEKVWRWSLNTGLPRDNFLHDGPVEKLQLSSNSIYLVSLSAGEIYVWNTETGENIVRISGSRATNILITPNSKFGVSISERGLTRVWKMALGSIVCSIHLYLSDAQVSPESTYLIGRRYGDLLAASLWSGSISKRFSCVESSEHVVAFQTLTEHPDFVVVMAASGAVYTWKVAEETVCRHFQLPYTFHCHPQDFQMSSDGSYALLSTDNGTINLLDLSRVRLCSFKAEGPITKACLDQTGCYAAYVSHPSSLENSCTCSMHARPILTVTRLSDGERIGSVRLSKNPLTLVACERQCVFVGFEDGSVGAYSVSDDMIDEEEMFSSREGLNGQMKQCPFDRTPFSWFPRATPNITWP; this comes from the exons ATGGACTCCGGAGGACAACAAATCGACTGCTTCGCTTCACCTCCCTGCAGCAGCTCGTCCTGTGTGAAAATATATCTGTGCTCCAACCCAGAGG ACAGTGTGGTGGAGCGGAGAGCTCTGAGAGAGACTGTGTTCCCCAGATTCACAGAGCACTGCAGACACTCACTGGGACTGGAAGTCAGG gtgatCGATCCATTTGAGTCCAGTGACCCCAGACGTTGGCCAGATGAAAACACCAGACAGCAGCTGATACAAGAATGCAGAGAAAGCTCCGCTGGGCCTTTTTTACTG GCTCTGGTAGGACACCAGTATGGCGCAGCCAGCCTGCCCACCCAGGTGGAGGTGTCAGAgtaccagctgctgctgcaggagagccagcaggcaggaatcagcACCCAGGAGCTGGAGAGGGTTTACCAGAGAGACGAGAACACCGTCCCTGCCTCCTACTGTCTCAGAccttcacacagacacacctgtTGTTCTACG caGGCAGAGGTTAAAGAGGAAGAGCAGAGCATAACAAAGGCTAAAGATGCAGAGCTGAGGAAGGTGTTTCAGGCAGCTGTGAGTCTTTGTGTCCACAGTGACCTTATGACCCCAGAGAGAGCCAGAAGCTACTACAGATCAG CCCTCGATGCAGATCTGCGATTTGCTCTGGACAAGCGTCCTGATGAAGACATCATGAGACGTTGCTTGGTCTACGTCCACAAGGTCGTCAATGcaagaggagaaagagaaaaaagggagATGAGTTTACAGCCAAAATCGGAG TCTGACTCCTCTGACCAGGTCGCTctgaggccaccacccaccagTGACCAATTACTGTCAGAGCTGTGTGACGTCTTCCTCCCTGGCCTCATCACCTCCTCCAAACTTCTAGTCTACGCCACAACCACAGAGTGTGACCGTCGCCACGGTTACACAACAACCAGGAGGCGGGGCTATGCGGAGGGTCTCTGCCAGCAGGTTTACTCTGACCTTGTGGGGCTGATTGACGACTTGAACATCTCAGAAGACTCTAACCTTGGCGATGCTTTATCCCGAGAGGAGGCTGAGCAGAAACAGCTCTGTGACATCTTTGCTCGATTTTATGATGTCACTCGGCCAGAGGAAGAAAAG GTCAGAGCCTATGTGGAACAGAGGGATCAACAGTGCCCACTAGTGGTGATGGGAGGACCATGCACAGGGAAGACAGTCCTGCTGGCACACTGCTCTCAGCAC AAAGCATCTCATGCAAGCCATAAAACTGCATTACCCACAAGGCAGCGCACCTCAGTGTGTGGGAGGCAGCGGGGAGCAatcaggatgtgtgtgtgttcagctggGATCAGTGGACAGGAAACAGCGTGTGAAGATGTTGGCGTCGCTGCTGAGAGGTTCAGGGCGGAGGGTGACTTCAGGACAACAAGCTCTG ATTCAGATGTGACTGAGTCGTCTCTCCCTGATGGCGTTCATTTATCCATTTCAGCTCTCCTGGATCACCTCGAGCAGACACATGGCTCTACCCTTGTGGCTCGTGCCGTTTCTTACCTCGCCCTCTCCAGAACCGGCCTCTCAGAAGCCGAACTCACAGATCTTCTGTCCAGTAATGATGAAGTTCTGGCTGAGGACGTTTGTCACCGTGAAGACATCCCACAAGTTGACATGGAGAGGCTTCTTATGAAGTTAAAGAGCTTTCTCATCAAGAGGACAGTGGCAGATTCACAGGTTTTGTACTGGGTGAGCCGGCATTTCAAACTGGTTGTGGCTAAAAGGTATTTAGGCTCTTTTGAGGTGAAGAGGAAGATTCATTCGGAGATAGCGGACTACTTTAGTGGCCAGTTGGCGTGTGATAATGGTAAACCTCTTCTTGTAAACCAGAAATCTAGACAAAATAAGGCCttgaatgtaaacacagacagacaaccaacCAGTCAGCCTTTTGTCTTCCTTTCTTCCAAAGATGTTGGTCGGGTGAACATGAGGAAAGTCCTAGAACTACCATATCATTTGGAACAAAGTGGCAGGTTGGAGGAGTTGGAGTGTGATTTGTTGATGTCACTAGGGTTTCATCAGGCGATGGTTCAAGCTGGTCTTTTAGGAGATCTGGTTGCCATGTTGGAGTCCGATGAGGACTCGTCTCAGTTTCTAAGAGAAAGACTCCTCCTAGCAAGCATATTAAAGTCTTCTGCTTGCTTCCTGCAGAACTCACCTCTGCAGCTGCTCACGGTGATGGAGACAAACCTCCTCCCTTATCTGGAGGTCTTTCCTGCTCTTGAGTGTTATGTCAAAGAGATCAGAACTGAGAGGAGGTGCAGAGGAAGAGGATTAGGAACAGCGCTTTGTCCTAGTCCCTCCTCTATTCTACCTATCCAGTATTTACAGTGTGACAGATTCAATGAAGGCTGTGTTATTGAAACTGCTGCTACAGAGTTCGGGATTGTAGCTCAGATAATGGATGATGGTTCTGCTTGGATTTTGAGCGGCTCTGGATGTGATATGGTCAAACTGTCGCTGAGCTTTGAACAGGAAGAAGTGAAGTTTGCAGGAGTGAAAAGCAGCGGTCCATTCCTCCTGCTTTCAACACAGTGCAACAAATTGTTTGTGTGGGATGTGACCGGCCCAGAAATGTTAGTAGAGGTCAAAGCCCATTTGAAAAAAGAGCTTGAGTGTAGCCAAACACCAAACAAAATAGAGGGATTTGCTGCCTGTCAGAAAAAGCTATTTCTGTGGGGGAAAGATGAGAGTTGTGTGAGTGTCTTTGACATCTCCAGTGAGACCTTGACTCATTTCCAGTGTCAGGGCTCTGTGACCTGTTTGGCTCTTTCCTCTGATGGATTTTTCATGTACTGTGGGCAGGATGATGGCACAGTGTCTATATTTGACATCAAAGCCAGCAATCTGATTGGCACCTGTTCAAACTCAAACCGCAGTGCAGTTACATTGATAATCCTCTGTGAAGACAAGAGGGAAATGGCATGTGTTGACAGAAATGGGAATGTATCCCTATGGGATGTTGCAGACAAAGTCCAACTCCCCAGACTtgtcaaagaaaactttaatcGGAGTGAATCTAATAACATCCTCAGCACAGATTATTCAGAGGAAATCAACACTCTCCTGGTGTGTCAAGGCCTAAAGGTTTCTCTATGGGATACATCTAACTGGGAGCTGTGGGACCAATTCTTGGCTCCAAAAGGGAGAGCCTTTACTCAAGCTGTGCTCTCCCAAGATGGCCACCTTTTCCTGGCTTTGTTAGACACCTGCAGTCTTGTCTTGGTGTGGACCGTCAGCACTGGGGAGTGTGTTCTCTCCTTAGAAACAACCAAGCAACCCCATACGCTCCTCAAAATGGCCTCAGATGTCATTTGTGTCGATCATGACGGCTGCCTGACAGTGTGGGACTCTGAGATGATTGATGTTGCAGGAACAGCTCTGAAAATGGGGTGTGGAGTGAGAGAAGTGGTGGTAGAAGAAACAGGGGAAGGGTTCTACACTACAGATGGTTCAGAGAAGGTGTGGAGATGGAGTTTAAACACAGGACTTCCACGTGATAACTTCCTCCATGACGGCCCTGTGGAAAAACTGCAGCTTTCTTCGAATAGCATCTACCTTGTGTCACTCTCAGCAGGAGAAATTTACGTTTGGAACACAGAAACAGGTGAGAATATTGTTCGCATCAGCGGCAGCAGAGCTACGAATATCTTGATCACCCCTAATAGTAAATTTGGAGTGAGCATTTCCGAGCGAGGCCTCACCCGAGTTTGGAAGATGGCACTTGGCAGCATTGTTTGCAGCATACACCTGTACTTATCTGACGCCCAGGTGTCTCCTGAGAGCACGTATCTCATTGGCCGTCGCTATGGAGACCTGCTGGCTGCCAGTCTGTGGTCGGGCTCCATCAGCAAACGTTTCTCCTGTGTGGAAAGCTCGGAGCACGTTGTCGCCTTCCAAACACTTACAGAGCACCCAGACTTTGTGGTGGTGATGGCCGCATCAGGTGCAGTGTACACCTGGAAGGTAGCAGAGGAGACAGTTTGCAGGCACTTTCAGCTGCCGTATACGTTTCACTGTCACCCACAAGACTTCCAAATGTCCTCTGACGGGAGCTACGCACTCTTATCCACTGATAATGGCACCATCAACCTCTTAGATTTATCTCGGGTCAGATTGTGCTCATTCAAAGCTGAGGGTCCGATCACTAAAGCCTGCTTGGACCAAACTGGATGCTATGCCGCTTACGTATCCCACCCGTCCAGCCTGGAGAACAGCTGTACCTGTTCCATGCACGCGAGGCCCATCCTCACTGTGACACGACTTTCAGACGGGGAACGAATAGGAAGTGTACGTCTGTCTAAGAATCCGCTGACTCTGGTGGCATGTGAGcggcagtgtgtgtttgtgggttttgAGGACGGGTCTGTAGGTGCGTACTCTGTTTCTGATGACATGATCGATGAGGAGGAGATGTTCAGCAGCAGGGAAGGTTTAAATGGTCAGATGAAGCAGTGTCCCTTTGACAGAACACCATTCAGCTGGTTTCCTCGAGCCACCCCCAATATTACCTGGCCTTAA